The following coding sequences lie in one Metallumcola ferriviriculae genomic window:
- a CDS encoding CarD family transcriptional regulator, giving the protein MFKVGDKVVYPMHGAGIIESIEEKEVLGEKRRYYVMRMPIGDMKVMIPMDSVGEVGIRQVIDEAGIQRVFGILRDKKSTMSANWNHRYRANMEKIKSGNIFEVAEVVRNLVLRDQEKGLSTGERKMLENAKQILVSELVLAQGQEEEQVENMLEGVFA; this is encoded by the coding sequence ATGTTTAAAGTAGGAGATAAAGTTGTTTACCCTATGCATGGAGCAGGTATTATTGAGTCCATCGAGGAAAAAGAGGTTCTAGGCGAGAAGCGTAGGTACTATGTTATGCGGATGCCCATTGGTGATATGAAGGTAATGATACCTATGGATAGTGTCGGGGAAGTGGGTATACGGCAAGTAATTGACGAGGCGGGTATTCAGAGAGTGTTTGGTATTCTAAGAGATAAAAAGAGTACAATGAGCGCTAATTGGAATCATCGCTATCGTGCCAATATGGAAAAGATTAAGAGCGGAAATATTTTTGAGGTTGCGGAAGTTGTTAGAAACTTGGTGTTGCGCGACCAGGAAAAAGGGCTTTCTACCGGTGAGAGAAAAATGCTCGAAAATGCTAAGCAGATTTTGGTTAGTGAACTTGTCTTGGCTCAAGGACAGGAAGAGGAACAGGTGGAAAACATGCTGGAGGGCGTATTCGCTTAA
- a CDS encoding DUF1573 domain-containing protein — MSTNGKDKVDVQNFQDTISQFLVRHQSILDVLSKHQEANARVNRAVVKSVTNCGCIKVKAEKKALPDSVCLSDLKELLETHVEGRLCEECQDVIEAELGKALFYTTALCQTLGLNLEQVMAKENQKVSTLRLFNFT, encoded by the coding sequence GTGAGTACCAATGGAAAAGATAAAGTAGATGTACAAAATTTTCAGGATACAATCTCCCAATTTCTCGTCAGACACCAGAGTATTCTGGATGTATTATCAAAACATCAGGAAGCTAATGCGAGGGTCAACCGCGCTGTTGTCAAAAGCGTTACCAACTGCGGTTGTATAAAGGTAAAAGCGGAGAAAAAGGCTTTGCCGGATTCCGTTTGTCTCAGCGACCTAAAGGAACTGTTGGAAACCCATGTTGAAGGGCGTCTATGCGAAGAGTGTCAGGATGTTATAGAGGCTGAACTAGGCAAGGCACTATTTTACACTACCGCTCTTTGCCAAACTCTTGGACTTAACTTAGAACAAGTAATGGCTAAGGAAAACCAAAAAGTATCAACCTTGAGGTTGTTTAATTTTACTTAA
- the disA gene encoding DNA integrity scanning diadenylate cyclase DisA: MREARFIEALELLAPGAPLREAVDSILQANTGGLIVIGDSEQVLSICEGGFEINVPFNSAALYELAKMDGAIILTAPVDRILKANVHLVPPAAIPSAETGIRHRIANRMARQTGALVIAISQRRSVITLYKGNLKYIFKDTGFILTKANQALQSLEKYKISMEKKLSNLSILEFKGVTSLHEVLRAVHAVEVVHRVAGEIQIYIAQLGSEGRLIQMQLDELIMGVEEEQSLLVRDYVKSDKEKRSKQVIASMRQCGVEELKELVVLSRILGYGGTLGSLDLAVFPRGYRLLAKVPRIPMPVIEDLVSNYGSLIAVMEADATDLVNVEGIGEVRARAIKDGIKRLQEHLMLDYYNPFRG; this comes from the coding sequence TTGAGGGAAGCTAGGTTTATTGAAGCATTAGAACTCTTGGCACCTGGAGCACCCCTTCGGGAAGCGGTAGATAGTATCTTACAGGCTAACACCGGTGGTTTGATAGTGATTGGCGATTCAGAACAGGTACTTTCTATTTGTGAAGGTGGATTTGAAATCAATGTTCCTTTTAACTCGGCAGCATTGTATGAATTAGCCAAAATGGATGGGGCGATTATCTTGACTGCGCCGGTGGATCGAATTCTAAAAGCTAATGTCCATTTGGTACCACCAGCAGCGATACCATCTGCGGAAACGGGCATCAGACATCGGATTGCTAATCGAATGGCCCGACAAACCGGAGCGTTGGTTATCGCGATTTCTCAAAGAAGAAGCGTCATCACATTGTATAAGGGGAACCTTAAATATATCTTTAAAGATACTGGTTTTATTCTTACAAAGGCCAATCAGGCGCTACAAAGTTTGGAAAAATATAAAATATCCATGGAAAAGAAATTATCGAACCTGAGTATTTTAGAGTTCAAAGGTGTCACGTCCTTACATGAAGTACTACGTGCGGTACACGCTGTGGAAGTGGTGCACCGGGTTGCTGGAGAGATACAAATTTATATAGCGCAGTTGGGTTCTGAAGGAAGGCTGATACAGATGCAGTTGGACGAATTGATTATGGGTGTAGAAGAAGAACAAAGTTTATTGGTGAGAGATTATGTAAAATCGGATAAAGAAAAACGGTCAAAGCAGGTAATTGCATCAATGCGCCAGTGCGGTGTGGAAGAGCTTAAGGAATTGGTAGTATTAAGTCGTATACTCGGCTACGGGGGAACCCTTGGCAGTTTGGATTTGGCGGTCTTCCCTAGAGGTTATCGTCTGTTAGCTAAGGTACCGCGTATCCCTATGCCAGTTATTGAGGACTTAGTGAGCAACTATGGTTCACTGATAGCGGTGATGGAGGCGGATGCCACGGATCTGGTAAATGTCGAGGGTATTGGTGAGGTTCGTGCCAGGGCAATTAAGGATGGAATCAAAAGACTGCAAGAACATTTGATGCTGGACTATTATAATCCATTTAGGGGGTAA
- the radA gene encoding DNA repair protein RadA, which translates to MAKKKSVFVCQECGYESARWLGKCSCGAWNSFVEEAITKSNPNTERGLVSDGRPVPVTAVKGDTYRRMATGSEELDRVLGGGLVPGSLVLISGDPGIGKSTLLLQVADKVAEKHGNVLYISGEESGEQIKLRADRLAVANDKLLVAAETNVEAIRELVTQYRPSMVIIDSIQTLFATAIISAPGSISQVRECAGHILKFAKTENIPCFISAHVTKQGDIAGPRLLDHMVDVVLYLEGERNFGFRMLRSFKNRFGTTNALGVYEMAEQGMVEITNPSEFLLSDKSEGVSGAVVVASVESSRPILVELQALVIANEMGIPPRRTVVGVNRDRLSLIVAVLQKRAGVAMGPHDIYVSLLGGVSVEETSIDLGIAVGLYSSFRDCPVDSKTVVLGELDLAGRVRPIYNIDRLVHEAEKLGFERCVIPRLNKEKVKSGQMELVGVDTIQEVLRILF; encoded by the coding sequence GTGGCTAAAAAGAAAAGCGTCTTTGTCTGTCAAGAATGCGGCTATGAAAGTGCGCGCTGGCTGGGAAAGTGTAGCTGCGGCGCTTGGAATTCTTTTGTAGAGGAAGCTATAACCAAAAGCAACCCCAATACTGAGCGGGGTTTGGTGTCTGACGGCCGACCTGTTCCCGTCACTGCTGTCAAGGGCGATACATATAGGAGAATGGCTACGGGAAGTGAGGAGCTGGATAGAGTTTTGGGGGGCGGACTTGTGCCTGGCTCGCTGGTTTTAATCTCCGGGGACCCGGGTATCGGAAAATCTACTCTGTTACTCCAAGTGGCGGACAAGGTTGCAGAAAAGCATGGTAATGTGCTTTACATATCCGGAGAAGAATCCGGGGAACAAATCAAACTTCGCGCCGACCGCCTGGCTGTGGCCAACGATAAATTACTAGTGGCAGCTGAGACCAATGTGGAGGCTATTCGAGAGTTGGTTACACAGTATCGACCAAGCATGGTTATTATAGATTCTATACAGACGCTATTTGCCACAGCAATAATATCTGCTCCGGGCAGCATTTCTCAGGTGCGGGAGTGTGCGGGGCATATTCTGAAGTTTGCAAAGACCGAAAATATTCCCTGTTTTATTTCCGCTCACGTCACTAAACAGGGTGATATAGCCGGTCCTAGATTATTAGACCATATGGTAGACGTGGTGCTTTACCTGGAAGGAGAAAGAAATTTTGGCTTCCGAATGCTGCGGTCATTTAAAAACCGTTTTGGCACTACCAATGCATTGGGAGTATACGAAATGGCTGAGCAAGGAATGGTGGAGATAACCAACCCATCGGAGTTTCTCCTTAGTGACAAAAGCGAAGGCGTATCTGGGGCGGTAGTGGTAGCAAGCGTAGAAAGTTCCCGACCTATTTTGGTGGAACTGCAGGCCTTGGTAATTGCAAATGAAATGGGTATACCGCCGCGAAGAACAGTGGTTGGTGTAAATCGTGACAGGCTTAGTTTAATTGTAGCTGTATTGCAGAAAAGGGCAGGGGTCGCTATGGGACCCCATGATATTTATGTTTCCCTGCTTGGTGGTGTCAGCGTAGAAGAAACATCGATTGATTTAGGGATAGCTGTGGGACTATACTCTAGTTTTCGCGACTGCCCTGTGGACAGTAAGACTGTGGTGCTGGGTGAACTGGATTTGGCCGGACGAGTGAGACCCATATATAACATAGACAGACTGGTACACGAAGCGGAGAAACTGGGCTTTGAGCGGTGTGTCATTCCACGCCTTAATAAGGAAAAAGTAAAGTCGGGGCAGATGGAACTGGTGGGTGTTGATACTATTCAAGAGGTACTAAGGATATTATTTTAA
- a CDS encoding ATP-dependent Clp protease ATP-binding subunit, which translates to MLSRFTERAQRVLALAREEVAGLSHPAIGTEHLLLGLIREGDGVAAQSLHQLGVDLDVLRGKVRDVIGTPEQQPGQEIGLTPRSKKVLELAAYEASRQGVKYIGTEHILLGLLREGEGIAAQVLEDMGVRLENVRQKVYELLGIDQSTKNQGPNQFFQSFFDNNSSGQQQNPLSKGGTKAPAKTGPTTPTLDQFGRDLTQMAREGHLDPIIGRAKEIDRVIQVLSRRTKNNPVLIGDPGVGKTAIAEGLAQKIVNNQIPETLADKRVVSLDLASLIAGSKFRGEFEERLKKVINEIIQAGNVVLFIDELHTLVGAGAAEGAIDAANILKPALARGEMQCIGATTLDEYRKYIEKDAALERRFQPIKVEEPSGEEAVAILKGLRDKYEAHHRVEITDAAIEAAVKLSNRYITERFSPDKAIDLVDEAASRVRLDTSTAPDGLKQLEKELEEVQKEKEAAVYGQEFEKAAEFRDREQQLKEAIEGQRGSWEKQRGSSKSIVEAEDIARIVSNWTGVPVSKLEQTESEKLLKLEELLHQRVVGQDEAVKAVSRAIRRARAGLKNPKRPIGSFIFLGPTGVGKTELARALAEAMFGDENALVRLDMSEYMEKHAVSRMLGAPPGYVGYDEAGQLTEAVRRKPYSVVLFDEVEKAHPEVFNVLLQVLEDGRLTDNQGRQVDFRNTVVIMTSNVGAATIKRETKVGFKAGEEDQHENMKRNIMEELRKSFRPEFLNRVDETIVFHSLSKEQIKEIVGLMLEELNQRLKEQELTIEATPQAKEILADEGYDEEYGARPLRRAILKLVEDPISEGLLEGWYQAGDTLRMTVDKGKVKVDKK; encoded by the coding sequence GTGTTATCGAGATTTACTGAACGAGCGCAGAGAGTATTAGCTTTGGCGCGGGAGGAGGTAGCGGGCTTGTCTCATCCGGCCATAGGCACTGAACATCTATTGCTGGGTCTAATAAGAGAAGGTGATGGTGTGGCAGCACAGTCGCTGCACCAGTTAGGTGTGGACTTAGATGTATTACGCGGCAAAGTCAGGGATGTAATTGGCACGCCGGAACAGCAGCCGGGTCAAGAAATCGGTTTAACGCCGCGCTCAAAAAAGGTCCTGGAATTGGCTGCATATGAAGCGAGCCGGCAAGGGGTAAAGTACATTGGTACAGAACACATTCTACTTGGGTTATTGCGCGAAGGGGAAGGAATAGCCGCTCAAGTGTTGGAAGACATGGGTGTTAGACTTGAAAATGTCCGGCAGAAGGTTTATGAACTGTTAGGCATCGATCAATCCACAAAAAACCAAGGACCTAATCAATTTTTCCAGTCATTTTTTGATAATAACAGCAGCGGCCAGCAGCAGAATCCCCTTTCCAAAGGTGGTACCAAAGCTCCAGCGAAGACAGGTCCAACAACCCCAACCCTGGACCAATTTGGCCGGGATTTGACACAAATGGCCAGGGAAGGTCATTTGGATCCGATTATTGGGCGCGCTAAAGAAATAGATCGGGTAATTCAAGTCTTAAGCAGGCGCACAAAGAATAACCCTGTTCTTATCGGTGACCCTGGTGTGGGAAAAACCGCCATAGCTGAAGGGTTGGCTCAAAAAATTGTTAATAATCAAATACCGGAAACCTTAGCAGACAAAAGGGTGGTATCATTAGATTTGGCTTCCTTAATTGCTGGTTCAAAATTCCGCGGCGAATTTGAGGAGCGCCTTAAAAAAGTCATTAATGAAATCATTCAAGCCGGTAATGTGGTTTTATTTATTGACGAATTGCATACATTAGTTGGTGCAGGGGCGGCGGAAGGCGCTATTGATGCGGCTAATATCTTAAAACCTGCCCTAGCTAGAGGCGAAATGCAATGTATTGGGGCTACTACCCTTGATGAATACCGAAAGTATATCGAAAAAGACGCAGCGTTAGAAAGAAGATTTCAGCCAATCAAGGTAGAGGAACCGTCCGGGGAAGAGGCAGTGGCGATTCTTAAGGGACTGAGGGACAAATATGAAGCACATCATCGGGTGGAAATTACCGATGCAGCTATTGAAGCGGCAGTAAAGCTGAGTAATCGATATATTACCGAACGTTTTTCACCGGATAAAGCTATTGATTTAGTGGATGAAGCAGCTAGTAGGGTGAGGTTGGATACCAGCACTGCACCCGACGGGTTAAAACAACTGGAAAAAGAGCTGGAGGAAGTCCAGAAGGAAAAGGAAGCGGCTGTTTATGGGCAGGAGTTTGAAAAAGCAGCAGAGTTTAGGGATCGTGAACAGCAGCTAAAAGAAGCTATCGAAGGGCAGCGGGGCAGCTGGGAAAAACAGCGAGGATCAAGTAAATCTATTGTAGAAGCAGAGGATATAGCACGGATAGTTTCTAACTGGACGGGTGTACCTGTAAGTAAGTTAGAGCAGACGGAGAGTGAGAAGCTGCTCAAGCTAGAGGAATTGCTGCACCAGCGTGTGGTGGGGCAGGATGAAGCGGTAAAGGCTGTGTCCAGGGCTATTCGAAGAGCCCGAGCCGGCTTGAAAAATCCCAAGCGCCCCATTGGCTCGTTTATCTTCTTAGGCCCTACCGGTGTAGGAAAGACCGAGTTGGCCCGGGCGCTGGCCGAAGCGATGTTCGGGGATGAAAATGCCCTTGTGCGTTTAGATATGTCTGAGTACATGGAGAAACATGCAGTTTCGAGAATGCTAGGGGCTCCTCCTGGATATGTGGGGTATGATGAGGCCGGTCAGCTGACTGAGGCGGTACGCAGGAAACCGTACTCCGTAGTGCTCTTTGATGAGGTTGAAAAGGCACATCCGGAAGTGTTTAACGTATTGCTGCAGGTTTTAGAGGACGGCCGACTGACAGATAATCAAGGGCGTCAAGTGGATTTCCGCAATACAGTGGTAATCATGACATCCAATGTAGGAGCAGCTACCATTAAGAGGGAAACCAAGGTTGGTTTTAAGGCGGGAGAAGAAGACCAACATGAAAATATGAAGCGAAATATTATGGAGGAGCTGCGCAAGTCGTTTAGACCCGAATTTTTAAATCGTGTTGACGAAACCATTGTTTTTCATTCGCTCAGTAAAGAACAGATTAAGGAAATTGTGGGATTGATGTTGGAGGAGTTGAACCAGCGCCTGAAGGAACAGGAGTTGACCATAGAAGCTACGCCGCAGGCCAAAGAAATTTTAGCCGATGAAGGCTATGATGAGGAGTATGGTGCCAGACCCTTAAGAAGGGCCATATTAAAATTAGTTGAGGACCCAATTTCTGAAGGGCTGCTGGAAGGGTGGTATCAGGCTGGTGATACCTTGCGGATGACCGTGGATAAGGGTAAAGTAAAAGTAGACAAAAAATAG
- a CDS encoding protein arginine kinase, translating to MSFKDIIKDIRSKWMEGSGANGDIVISSRIRLARNLKGIPFPQQLGEEDASAVKKMVKNAVAAEVIKDFPTVDFTSLTELDMMQKQILVEKHLISPNLLEHARYGAVALDQDEAVSIMVNEEDHLRIQCLLPALQLNEAWRTADKVDNGLEKTLDYAFDENFGYVTACPTNVGTGMRASVMLHLPGLVTTKRAGKFFSALSQVGLVVRGLYGEGTEALGNLFQISNQISMGRTEEEIINNLSGITQKIVDQERETRQLLKDELGISLEDRVWRAYGTLRYARVMSAEKALSLLSQVRLGIDLGLIDGLDPRILTELMVMLQPGCLQRIMALEMDEDMRDIYRARLLRERIKIDNI from the coding sequence GTGTCCTTTAAAGATATTATTAAAGACATTCGCAGCAAATGGATGGAAGGTTCCGGCGCAAATGGGGATATTGTTATTAGCAGTAGGATTCGTTTGGCTCGAAACTTAAAAGGTATTCCTTTTCCTCAGCAATTGGGTGAGGAGGACGCGTCCGCGGTTAAAAAGATGGTGAAAAATGCTGTTGCTGCTGAAGTGATAAAGGATTTTCCTACGGTTGATTTTACAAGTCTTACCGAATTAGACATGATGCAGAAACAAATACTAGTAGAGAAGCACCTAATAAGTCCTAATCTGTTGGAGCATGCCCGTTACGGTGCCGTTGCGCTGGATCAGGACGAGGCAGTAAGTATTATGGTTAATGAGGAGGATCATCTGCGCATTCAATGTTTGCTGCCAGCTTTGCAGTTAAACGAAGCGTGGCGGACGGCAGATAAGGTAGATAATGGCCTGGAAAAAACACTTGATTATGCATTTGACGAAAATTTCGGCTACGTTACTGCATGTCCAACCAATGTTGGTACCGGGATGCGGGCGTCGGTAATGCTTCACCTACCAGGTTTGGTAACGACAAAAAGGGCCGGAAAGTTTTTTTCCGCTTTATCTCAGGTGGGATTGGTGGTGCGCGGCCTGTATGGTGAAGGAACTGAAGCATTGGGAAACCTATTTCAGATTTCTAATCAGATATCTATGGGCCGTACCGAGGAAGAAATTATCAACAATCTTTCCGGAATAACTCAAAAGATTGTAGACCAAGAGAGAGAGACCAGGCAGCTATTGAAGGATGAATTGGGAATTAGCCTTGAAGATAGGGTTTGGCGTGCCTATGGGACTTTGAGATACGCTAGGGTTATGAGTGCGGAAAAGGCACTTTCTTTACTATCCCAGGTGAGACTGGGGATAGATTTAGGCCTAATTGATGGTCTTGACCCGAGAATTCTTACTGAACTGATGGTAATGCTACAACCAGGATGTTTACAAAGAATAATGGCACTGGAAATGGATGAAGATATGCGAGATATCTATCGTGCTCGCCTGTTGCGGGAAAGGATTAAAATTGACAACATATAG
- a CDS encoding UvrB/UvrC motif-containing protein, producing MHCQKCEQRPATVRITKIVNGEKSELHLCQECAAEMQGEAMNWETEFPFNLLSSLFEEVEPGIGFAKSKTQVPTKCKTCGQTYHSFRRTGKLGCGNCYDTFNAQLSPIIRRIHGNERHTGKIPTRGGKRLKLQKDIASLKREMQSLVQKEEFEKAAEVRDKIRELENTE from the coding sequence GTGCATTGCCAAAAGTGTGAGCAAAGACCTGCTACGGTGCGAATAACGAAAATTGTTAACGGCGAAAAGTCAGAACTACATCTATGCCAGGAATGTGCAGCGGAGATGCAGGGAGAGGCGATGAACTGGGAGACAGAGTTTCCGTTTAATTTGCTGAGCAGTTTGTTTGAGGAAGTGGAACCCGGGATAGGGTTTGCAAAAAGTAAAACCCAAGTACCAACGAAATGTAAAACCTGTGGCCAAACATATCATAGCTTTAGGCGGACCGGCAAATTGGGTTGTGGTAATTGCTATGATACTTTTAATGCACAGCTATCACCGATAATCCGGCGTATCCATGGAAATGAACGACATACAGGTAAGATTCCTACCAGGGGCGGTAAAAGGCTTAAACTGCAAAAGGATATAGCAAGTCTAAAGCGGGAGATGCAGTCATTGGTTCAAAAAGAGGAATTTGAAAAGGCTGCTGAGGTTAGGGATAAGATTAGGGAATTGGAAAACACTGAATGA
- a CDS encoding CtsR family transcriptional regulator, with protein MRSLADKIEQYIKSMLKEQQTATLELKRNDLAQVFQCVPSQINYVLGTRFTLEHGYLIESRRGGGGYIRITKISMGQDNELLRLIDQTANKLISQQAGEGLTDRLAEEGFLSSRETLLVKAMISRDALPVELPLRDMVRANIIRAVLLTLLRKEFNEEG; from the coding sequence TTGCGTAGTTTGGCCGATAAGATAGAACAATATATTAAAAGTATGTTAAAAGAACAGCAGACAGCCACTCTGGAATTAAAGCGCAACGACCTGGCGCAAGTTTTTCAATGTGTACCCTCCCAGATAAATTACGTCTTGGGTACCCGGTTTACTTTAGAACATGGATACTTAATAGAAAGTCGCCGAGGCGGCGGGGGATATATTCGTATTACTAAAATATCGATGGGGCAGGATAACGAGCTGCTGCGTCTGATAGATCAAACAGCGAATAAGTTAATTAGTCAACAAGCAGGCGAAGGTTTGACTGACCGATTAGCCGAGGAGGGATTTCTCTCCTCGAGGGAGACATTATTGGTGAAGGCCATGATTAGTAGAGATGCATTACCGGTCGAACTGCCCTTGCGTGATATGGTCAGAGCTAATATCATTCGGGCTGTTTTATTGACGTTGCTTCGAAAAGAATTTAATGAGGAGGGATAA
- the prpE gene encoding propionate--CoA ligase, giving the protein MGYQDTYRLSTEQPDLFWAEVADNLHWYKKWDKVLDDTNAPFYRWFVGGQTNLCYNAVDRHALGSKRGQAAIIWESPESGQSRTLTYYQLYKEVNRFAGVLKNLGIGKGDRVVIYLPMVLEAAIAMLACARIGAIHSVVFAGFSYDSLAERIDDAKPKAILLADAGLRGGKVVPLKGIVDKAVDAAKHKVDHCIVLNRGYAEFDMTKGRDLDWEEALANKGENFVEPEAMDSSDPSYILYTSGTTGKPKGVVRDTGGHLVSLHNSMGQIYDVNDGDVYFSTSDIGWVVGHSYIVYAPLLKGTTTIMFEGTPIHPDPSIWWQIVERYGVTHIFSAPTAFRILRKHPEHYMTTYDRSSLKYLFLAGEPLDEPTWHWAADTLGVKVIDHYWQTETGWPIISNMPGVESLPIKPGSPTKPVVGYKLKVVDPDGNEVEKGKKGFLVIEPPLPPGNLLTVWGNDERYKNSYFGFFKDKLLYMTGDYGIEDEDGYFWVLGRADEVINVAGHRLGTREVEEVISSHPAVAEGMAIGVKDELKGQAIVCLIVVKEGHKPNDDNKNAIRNLIREKIGPVATPKEIKFVKMLPKTRSGKIMRRVIKAVAEGEQLGDVSTIEDGASIEEVIKAMEGLREELA; this is encoded by the coding sequence ATGGGGTATCAAGATACTTACCGTTTATCCACTGAGCAGCCTGATTTATTCTGGGCTGAAGTAGCTGACAACCTTCACTGGTATAAAAAATGGGACAAAGTGTTGGATGATACCAACGCACCATTTTACCGTTGGTTTGTGGGCGGTCAAACGAATCTCTGTTACAATGCAGTGGACCGACATGCTTTAGGATCAAAAAGGGGCCAGGCAGCGATTATTTGGGAAAGTCCCGAATCTGGTCAAAGCAGAACCTTAACCTACTATCAACTGTATAAAGAAGTTAACCGGTTTGCCGGGGTGTTGAAAAATTTAGGTATCGGCAAAGGTGATCGGGTAGTAATTTACCTGCCGATGGTCTTGGAAGCAGCTATAGCCATGTTAGCCTGTGCCCGGATCGGTGCGATACATTCAGTAGTTTTCGCCGGTTTTAGCTATGATTCTCTTGCGGAAAGAATTGACGATGCCAAGCCGAAAGCTATACTTCTGGCCGATGCCGGTCTGCGCGGCGGCAAGGTTGTCCCCTTAAAGGGTATTGTTGACAAAGCTGTTGATGCTGCCAAGCATAAAGTGGACCATTGTATCGTCCTTAATCGGGGCTATGCAGAATTTGACATGACAAAGGGTAGAGATTTAGACTGGGAAGAAGCCCTTGCCAATAAAGGGGAAAACTTTGTTGAACCCGAAGCGATGGACAGCTCTGATCCATCATATATTCTCTATACCTCCGGTACCACCGGCAAACCCAAAGGAGTAGTAAGAGATACCGGTGGTCACCTAGTGTCCCTGCATAATTCGATGGGCCAGATTTACGATGTCAATGACGGAGATGTATACTTTTCCACTTCTGATATAGGATGGGTGGTAGGCCATTCATATATTGTTTATGCACCCCTTCTAAAAGGCACCACCACCATCATGTTTGAAGGCACTCCCATTCACCCGGACCCTTCAATCTGGTGGCAGATTGTTGAAAGATACGGTGTCACGCATATTTTTAGTGCTCCAACCGCTTTTAGAATTTTGCGCAAGCACCCTGAGCACTATATGACCACTTATGACCGCAGTTCACTAAAGTACCTATTTTTAGCTGGGGAGCCGTTGGATGAACCCACCTGGCACTGGGCTGCCGATACACTGGGCGTTAAGGTTATCGACCATTATTGGCAGACAGAGACTGGCTGGCCCATAATATCCAACATGCCCGGAGTGGAGTCCCTGCCCATCAAACCGGGTTCTCCCACAAAGCCAGTGGTTGGATATAAACTGAAAGTAGTGGACCCTGATGGCAATGAAGTTGAGAAAGGTAAAAAGGGTTTCTTGGTTATTGAACCTCCCCTTCCTCCAGGTAATCTGTTGACTGTTTGGGGAAATGATGAAAGATATAAAAACTCTTATTTTGGCTTCTTTAAGGACAAATTGCTATACATGACCGGGGATTATGGCATTGAAGATGAAGATGGCTATTTCTGGGTACTAGGCCGTGCAGATGAGGTCATTAATGTTGCCGGTCACCGTCTCGGTACTAGAGAAGTAGAAGAGGTTATATCCTCTCATCCTGCGGTAGCGGAAGGCATGGCTATCGGTGTGAAGGATGAACTTAAGGGTCAGGCAATTGTCTGCCTAATCGTCGTGAAAGAAGGGCACAAGCCCAATGATGATAACAAAAATGCCATTCGCAACCTGATTCGGGAAAAAATTGGCCCCGTAGCTACCCCCAAAGAAATTAAGTTTGTAAAAATGCTGCCAAAAACCCGGAGTGGTAAAATTATGCGCCGCGTCATTAAGGCAGTTGCCGAAGGAGAACAACTAGGCGATGTCAGTACCATTGAAGATGGCGCCAGCATTGAAGAAGTGATTAAAGCCATGGAGGGCCTGCGAGAAGAACTGGCATAA
- a CDS encoding nucleoside recognition domain-containing protein, with protein sequence MDFVRIFAEAIQGSSESILSIALIVFPLMVALEIAKDLDILEWMSRLISPISRLFKVPDEAGLPLLAGLIFGIAYGAGAIIQSAKEGKLSQRDLLVVNTFLVICHSVFEDTMLFVAIGANGWLILLFRLVTAIILTFALSRYTLHKNEVSNISSRVTNIK encoded by the coding sequence ATGGATTTTGTAAGAATTTTCGCAGAAGCCATTCAAGGCAGTAGTGAAAGTATTTTAAGCATTGCTTTAATTGTTTTTCCGCTGATGGTAGCTCTGGAAATTGCCAAGGACTTGGATATATTGGAATGGATGTCTCGACTTATTAGTCCAATCAGCAGGTTGTTTAAAGTGCCTGATGAAGCCGGACTGCCGCTGCTTGCCGGTTTGATTTTCGGTATAGCATATGGGGCAGGAGCGATCATTCAGTCTGCTAAGGAAGGGAAGCTGTCCCAGCGTGATCTATTGGTGGTTAATACCTTTTTAGTAATTTGTCATTCGGTATTTGAAGACACCATGTTATTTGTGGCTATTGGGGCCAATGGCTGGTTGATATTATTATTTAGATTAGTTACTGCCATAATTCTTACCTTTGCATTATCCAGGTATACACTGCATAAAAACGAAGTAAGCAATATTTCTTCTAGAGTAACGAACATAAAATAG